The Clupea harengus chromosome 6, Ch_v2.0.2, whole genome shotgun sequence genome contains a region encoding:
- the zgc:92242 gene encoding SH2 domain-containing protein 4A has product MLQQILKDMYVDPDVLEALGDEQKKILFLKMRQEQVRRWNERDEKEQREDRKENALRPKKGNRKSVNWLLGRDGDVYVCEIGDTDGEKTPKRLLSELRQNGSIRIRTNSEPLRTNQVDQNGIQLQLKKPEELSDSGSTVVVPGDTRQASDSSSLTSSLQDPKDDSDDSGTVEDDLKDPSEEENSESASDDLSDSGIFYKSHSRGPGLSLTRKPRPQEQNERVSIKETPLPQESQGQEKASLSEGSSSSSVFGGRVAQLRRNFGVAGSNGVPTGGKPPVPTKPAHLQHLSAPTPL; this is encoded by the exons ATGCTGCAACAGATCCTGAAGGACATGTACGTGGACCCCGACGTGCTGGAGGCACTGGGCGACGAGCAGAAGAAAATCCTCTTCCTGAAGATGCGACAGGAACAGGTGCGGCGCTGGAATGAGCGGGACgagaaggagcagagggaggacagGAAAGAGAACGCGCTCAGACCAAAGAAAG gcAACAGAAAGAGTGTAAACTGGCTGCTGGGGCGTGATGGAgacgtctatgtgtgtgagattggaGACACGGACGGGGAGAAAACACCAAAACGACTTCTCTCAGAACTGAGGCAGAACGGAAGCATTCGCATTAGaacaaacag CGAACCACTCAGGACCAATCAAGTGGATCAAAACGGCATACAGCTACAACTCAag AAACCTGAGGAGCTTAGTGATTCAGGCAGCACGGTGGTCGTCCCAGGGGACACAAGGCAGGCCTCTGATTCGTCAAGCCTCACTAGCAGCCTGCAGGACCCCAAGGACGACTCAGATGACTCGGGAACTGTCGAGGACGACCTGAAGGACCCCTCAGAGGAGGAGAATTCGGAGAGTGCGTCGGACGACCTCAGTGACTCGGGCATCTTTTACAAATCCCACTCCAGGGGCCCTGGCCTGTCCCTAACCAGAAAGCCCCGCCCCCAAGAACAGAATGAGAGGGTGTCAATCAAGGAGACACCCCTACCTCAGGAGAGTCAGGGGCAAGAAAAAG cctcGCTCTCCGAGGGCTCGTCCTCCTCTTCCGTCTTTGGCGGTCGCGTGGCGCAGCTGAGACGCAACTTCGGTGTCGCCGGTAGCAACGGTGTGCCCACAGGGGGCAAACCTCCGGTGCCCACCAAACCGGCTCACTTGCAGCACCTTTCGGCCCCAACGCCACTATga